In Woeseia oceani, one DNA window encodes the following:
- the recF gene encoding DNA replication/repair protein RecF (All proteins in this family for which functions are known are DNA-binding proteins that assist the filamentation of RecA onto DNA for the initiation of recombination or recombinational repair.) translates to MPLLKFSCTDFRCLGAVDIQLHPQFSLVVGANASGKTSLLEAIAYLGRGRSFRGAGTRDLLRYGEAEFLLRGVVSCGERVDRLGVRNGKSGLEISVNGDRHGGTASLASSLPLQVIDPDVHELVGGSPDQRRRFIDWMTFHVERGYLDVWRRFRRALKQRNAVLKNGGASLDSWDREFVETAMVLHDYRKRVLATAIGVLEVEASALLGTGARFEYSQGWNEDTDLADQLRSGRGRDMASGTTNAGPHRGDLRLRVDDRLAKRLVSRGQQKLLACAMVLGSLRVTSAALGQAPLLLLDDPAAELDRDSLQKLMSAVQSLEGQVIATALSEEAVPLPHDYSLFHVEQGRVTADIAP, encoded by the coding sequence TTTCCTTGGTAGTAGGCGCTAATGCGTCTGGCAAGACGAGCCTGCTGGAGGCTATCGCTTACCTTGGCCGCGGGCGCTCGTTTCGTGGTGCCGGCACACGGGATCTGCTTCGGTACGGCGAGGCAGAGTTTCTCCTTCGGGGTGTGGTGTCTTGCGGCGAGCGTGTGGATCGGTTGGGGGTCAGAAACGGCAAGTCCGGACTGGAAATCAGCGTGAACGGCGATCGGCATGGCGGGACGGCTTCTCTGGCGAGTTCGCTGCCGCTGCAGGTCATTGACCCGGATGTGCATGAGCTGGTTGGGGGCTCCCCGGACCAACGTCGGCGCTTCATTGACTGGATGACGTTCCACGTGGAACGTGGTTATCTGGATGTGTGGCGGCGGTTCCGTCGGGCTTTAAAGCAGAGAAACGCTGTATTGAAGAACGGTGGGGCTTCGTTGGACAGCTGGGATCGGGAATTCGTGGAAACGGCGATGGTCCTGCACGATTACAGAAAACGGGTGTTGGCTACCGCGATCGGGGTGCTGGAGGTGGAAGCCAGCGCCCTGCTCGGCACAGGGGCCAGGTTCGAGTACAGCCAGGGGTGGAACGAAGACACCGACCTCGCGGATCAGCTGCGTAGCGGTCGCGGGCGGGACATGGCGTCCGGAACGACGAACGCTGGGCCGCACCGGGGTGATTTGCGTTTAAGGGTGGATGATCGTCTGGCCAAAAGGTTGGTCTCGCGTGGTCAGCAAAAATTGCTGGCCTGTGCCATGGTGCTGGGCTCGCTTCGGGTCACCAGTGCTGCGCTGGGTCAGGCTCCCTTGTTGTTGCTGGACGATCCGGCGGCCGAGCTGGACCGGGATTCGTTACAGAAGCTGATGTCGGCCGTGCAGTCATTGGAGGGCCAGGTGATTGCTACCGCTCTCAGCGAAGAGGCTGTCCCTCTGCCTCACGACTATAGCTTGTTCCACGTGGAACAAGGGCGGGTTACTGCCGACATTGCGCCCTAG